Genomic window (Deinococcus reticulitermitis):
AGGAGCTTAACCCCCGACCCCGGCTGCAGGTGCTGGATGACCCCAGCGAATGTAGAGGGGGACCGGTAGTCTGTGCGGACTGTCTTGATCCTCCAGCCTGGGTCAGGGGATGATCAGGGAGAGTGCAGGATAGGCGGTGCGGTAGTGCGTCTCGTCAAGCGTCACGAGGGTGGCCCCCAGCGACAGCGCGTGGGCCCCAATTAAAAAGTCGGCAAGGATGCGCCGGGGCGGCCCGCCTCCGGATTTGGCCCGCCGGCCGGCGTAGCGCCCGTAAGCCTGGCCGCTCATCTGCCAGACCGGTTCGGAGGTGTTCCAGTCCACCTGGATCTGCCCGCGCTGAAGCAGGAAGCCCAGATGGTCCTGTGTGTTACCGGGCGCGGCCAGCAGTTCGGCATATACGCTGCCGTGGATGATGAGGGGTCCCGCCCGCCGCAGGGTATTCAGGGCTTTGGCGATGGCGGGCGCCGTGGGTTCAGCCGCGAGCAGCGCACTCAGGACGTTGGTGTCGATGCACGAGGTCACTCCTGGGCATCTCCATCACGCATCTCGCGCCAGAACGTTCTGGCGTCCCTGGGCAGGAGCGGCAGCGTGCCGATAAAGGCGTCAAAGGGATTGTCCTCTGCTGGCGGCATGAGGGTGACGGTATTTCCCTTGATCTCAAAGACCAGACCGTCGCCCTGCTTCAAGCCGAGCAGCTTGCGCACTTCCCGGGGAACCGTGATCTGTCCTTTGCTGGTGACTTTGGCAATGACCCGCATGGCAGCCTCCTTACCAAATAGTTTATCAGTAAGGAAATCCTGTTACAGGTGGTGGAGCCAGGGAAGTAATCTTCTCCGGTCCCTGACTAGACAAATTTGTTGGCGCTGCCGTGTTTCATCTTTTTCATTTTAAACACCGATTCTGGTCTTTCGACCAAGCGCCTTGAAGCACCATCGTCAGTCTCGCGAGGACTCAGTGATACCTACCGGTCCCCGATCTCTACCACGGATTCGCCTTGTCCCAGCAGGCGGTGAGCTTCGGGGAACACCCGGGTGAACACGTCTTTCAGGCACCGGGTGCTGGTGTTCCCACAGGTCACGTAGAGCAGGGGCCCAGCCGCGTCACCCGGTCGAGGAAGTCGCTGTCCTTGGAGACGACGACGGCCCCTGCCTCTCGGGCGGCCTGGAAGATCTCGTCGTCGCCAGCATCCCGGTAGCCCAGGTGGCTCGCGCTGTAAGCAGGTACACCGAACGTCTGGGTCAGCCAGGGCGCGAGTTGCGGCGGGAGCTGCGCATCCAGCCAGTAGAGACCTTCCGGCATCTCAGGCGCTCAGACGCGGA
Coding sequences:
- a CDS encoding AbrB/MazE/SpoVT family DNA-binding domain-containing protein, with amino-acid sequence MRVIAKVTSKGQITVPREVRKLLGLKQGDGLVFEIKGNTVTLMPPAEDNPFDAFIGTLPLLPRDARTFWREMRDGDAQE
- a CDS encoding type II toxin-antitoxin system VapC family toxin, which gives rise to MTSCIDTNVLSALLAAEPTAPAIAKALNTLRRAGPLIIHGSVYAELLAAPGNTQDHLGFLLQRGQIQVDWNTSEPVWQMSGQAYGRYAGRRAKSGGGPPRRILADFLIGAHALSLGATLVTLDETHYRTAYPALSLIIP
- a CDS encoding DUF5615 family PIN-like protein; the protein is MPEGLYWLDAQLPPQLAPWLTQTFGVPAYSASHLGYRDAGDDEIFQAAREAGAVVVSKDSDFLDRVTRLGPCST